From the genome of Eucalyptus grandis isolate ANBG69807.140 chromosome 2, ASM1654582v1, whole genome shotgun sequence, one region includes:
- the LOC104425295 gene encoding protein DMP2-like, protein MLPPILTSLFIFQKVVSIAKKMGSKISSLSSNTKSTTSTTTGTSSSTSSSSSSSTSSSAYTGLANIIKLLPTGTVFLFQFLNPLLTNNGECHTYNKYLSAILIAVCGISCIISCFTDSYTGSDGSTHYGFATAKGIWPSSSSSSSTSSSGYKLRFSDFVHAFLCVIIFLILALLDTNTVKCFYPSFENTEKTVIMVLPTVIGSISSTLFTLFPSTRNGVGYPSSSTTSTTSTTSESNAEKV, encoded by the coding sequence ATGCTTCCCCCAATCCTAACCAGCTTGTTCATTTTTCAGAAAGTGGTTAGCATTGCCAAAAAAATGGGCAGCAAGATCTCTTCCCTATCTTCCAATACCAAAAGCACTACCAGCACCACCACCGGCACCAGCAgcagcaccagcagcagcagcagcagcagcaccagCAGCAGTGCATACACCGGACTAGCCAACATCATCAAGCTCCTTCCGACCGGGACCGTCTTCCTGTTCCAATTCCTCAACCCTCTTTTGACCAACAACGGCGAGTGCCACACTTACAACAAGTACCTAAGCGCCATTCTGATTGCAGTTTGCGGCATTTCGTGTATTATCTCTTGCTTCACCGACAGCTACACGGGAAGCGATGGGTCGACCCATTACGGGTTCGCCACGGCCAAGGGCATCTGGCCTAGCTCGAGCTCGAGTAGCTCCACGAGCTCGTCGGGGTATAAGCTTCGGTTTTCGGATTTTGTCCACGCTTTCTTGTGTGTGATCATCTTCTTAATTCTGGCGTTGTTGGACACGAACACCGTGAAGTGCTTCTATCCGTCTTTCGAGAACACGGAGAAGACTGTGATCATGGTTCTGCCAACGGTGATCGGCTCGATCTCGAGCACGCTGTTCACGTTGTTCCCGAGCACGCGCAACGGAGTCGGGTATCCCTCAAGCAGTACCACCTCGACGACCAGTACTACCTCGGAGAGCAATGCCGAGAAAGTTTGA